In Saccharicrinis fermentans DSM 9555 = JCM 21142, a genomic segment contains:
- a CDS encoding MFS transporter, which translates to MNNNIQKISVIEKIGYSLGDLAANLIFQTLMTFLAFFYTDVYKIPPASASAIIFSGGMIGAFFNPIMGAIADRTQTRWGKFRPWILWTSIPFGVMALLAFSTPQFSPGGKIAYAMITYVLLVLVYSANNLPYSALSGVITGDMGERNSISSFRFVAVMIAQFTVQGLLLPLVLIFGDGDKAAGFENVMGVFAVVGVIFLLITFFTTKERIVPTQDQKSTLKEDLGDLFKNKPWIAMLLLTILIFVTLALKGGMYIYYFDNYLDENALSLFLNRLGFVDLIEYLKISFTGFDWPEDPVTSAFSLFNAGGIIFMIVGIGFSKPLADKFGKRDVFVVALIISTLCVLAFWFFPVNMIGVVFIAQILHGFFYGITIPLLWAMIADVADYSEWKNNRRATAIIFSAMIFGLKAGLSIGGALVAGVLATYGYNEQLTIQSPETVNGIKLSVSVYPSLTFLAGAACLLFYEINKKMEVQIEQALKARRQ; encoded by the coding sequence ATGAACAATAATATTCAAAAAATATCAGTCATCGAAAAAATAGGTTACAGCTTGGGAGACTTGGCTGCAAATTTGATTTTTCAAACCTTAATGACTTTTTTAGCATTCTTTTATACGGATGTATATAAAATTCCACCAGCAAGCGCCTCTGCTATTATCTTTTCAGGGGGTATGATAGGTGCGTTTTTTAACCCTATTATGGGCGCTATTGCCGATCGTACACAAACAAGATGGGGTAAATTTAGACCATGGATTTTGTGGACATCCATTCCTTTTGGTGTAATGGCATTGTTGGCTTTTAGTACTCCTCAATTTAGTCCAGGAGGAAAAATAGCCTACGCCATGATTACTTATGTTTTATTGGTGCTGGTTTATTCAGCGAATAATTTACCTTATTCAGCATTAAGCGGTGTTATTACTGGTGACATGGGTGAACGAAATAGTATTTCTTCTTTTCGCTTTGTGGCGGTTATGATAGCTCAATTTACAGTACAAGGCTTATTATTGCCTTTGGTGCTTATATTCGGAGATGGAGATAAAGCTGCTGGCTTCGAAAATGTAATGGGCGTGTTTGCTGTAGTAGGCGTCATCTTTCTGCTCATTACTTTTTTTACAACCAAAGAAAGAATTGTACCAACACAAGATCAAAAATCAACCTTAAAAGAGGACCTGGGTGATCTGTTTAAAAATAAACCCTGGATAGCCATGCTTTTGCTTACCATTTTGATATTTGTAACACTGGCCTTAAAAGGAGGTATGTATATTTATTATTTTGATAATTATTTGGATGAGAACGCCTTATCTCTGTTTTTAAACCGACTGGGTTTTGTCGATTTAATTGAATATTTAAAAATATCATTCACTGGTTTTGACTGGCCTGAAGATCCGGTGACATCTGCATTTAGCTTGTTTAATGCAGGAGGTATTATCTTTATGATTGTTGGTATTGGTTTTTCTAAACCCTTGGCCGATAAATTTGGAAAACGAGATGTTTTTGTGGTGGCATTAATCATATCTACACTTTGTGTTCTTGCTTTCTGGTTTTTTCCGGTTAATATGATTGGTGTTGTTTTCATAGCGCAGATATTACATGGATTCTTTTACGGGATCACTATTCCGCTGCTGTGGGCAATGATAGCTGATGTGGCTGATTATTCTGAATGGAAAAATAATCGACGTGCTACTGCTATTATTTTCTCTGCTATGATTTTTGGTTTAAAAGCCGGTTTAAGTATTGGGGGCGCTCTAGTGGCTGGTGTGCTTGCAACCTATGGTTATAATGAACAATTGACTATTCAATCACCTGAAACGGTGAATGGAATTAAACTTTCGGTAAGTGTTTATCCAAGTCTTACCTTTCTGGCAGGAGCTGCCTGTTTGCTTTTTTACGAGATTAACAAAAAAATGGAAGTGCAAATAGAACAAGCGCTGAAGGCGCGTAGACAATAG
- a CDS encoding RagB/SusD family nutrient uptake outer membrane protein, with protein MNKYKILGLWMLLVFMSACSEDFLDIAPEDKITVDNYYNSDDQLLTGGAALYNRPWFAFNEKFILCLDVYAGNASGDYVDIAQFNKFAVFAANQFSTEGYQSLFSVVAYANNLLDIVENRAGQNISEEVKEWSRGEGLFMRSVAYYFLVRTFGPVPILEDIDQYGTDAVVYKNRVEDIYTLIERDLKEAAELLPMAWSETNAGRATKGAANGMLAEMYLTLGDYANAKLYADKVIESGKYSLMPNYYDNFQPKNGVSSDNNKESIFELQWVSPPQGEHWYYTNTHQAYLAAAGKLTGTGDGWATFIPCNDFIAAYEEGDLRRHPTIMEKGNFYPELVTKEGGYLVENSLTANYAGFRKYVVGSAEEWPSVNFMNTDVNTHILRYAEILLIRAEAILGTASSTTDATALADINAVRERAGLEALTEITLDDILHERRMELVIESGDRWFDLARINRNKAIDILSNTDRAYLADREDPSLGTQGGGRFIVPQESDFLLPLPQVETDINPLLLEAPVAYEFN; from the coding sequence ATGAATAAATATAAGATATTAGGATTATGGATGTTATTGGTCTTTATGTCGGCCTGTTCAGAAGATTTTCTGGACATTGCTCCTGAAGATAAAATAACCGTGGATAATTATTATAATTCAGATGATCAATTGCTCACAGGAGGTGCAGCGCTTTATAACCGACCTTGGTTTGCTTTTAATGAAAAATTTATTCTTTGTCTGGATGTTTATGCCGGAAATGCTTCTGGTGATTATGTAGATATAGCACAGTTTAATAAGTTTGCGGTTTTTGCTGCCAATCAATTCTCAACTGAGGGATATCAATCATTATTTTCAGTGGTCGCATATGCAAATAATTTATTAGATATTGTTGAAAATAGAGCTGGTCAGAATATTTCAGAAGAGGTTAAAGAGTGGTCGCGAGGTGAGGGTTTGTTTATGCGTTCTGTGGCTTATTATTTCTTGGTAAGAACCTTTGGCCCGGTACCTATCTTAGAGGATATTGACCAATATGGCACCGACGCTGTTGTTTATAAAAATCGGGTTGAAGATATTTATACTTTAATTGAACGTGATTTAAAAGAAGCTGCCGAGTTATTGCCAATGGCATGGTCAGAAACCAATGCAGGAAGAGCCACCAAGGGTGCAGCCAATGGTATGTTGGCCGAAATGTATTTAACCTTAGGTGATTATGCCAATGCAAAACTTTATGCTGATAAAGTGATCGAGAGTGGAAAGTATTCGTTGATGCCCAATTATTACGATAACTTTCAACCTAAAAATGGGGTGAGTAGTGATAATAATAAGGAATCTATTTTTGAGCTGCAGTGGGTGTCTCCTCCGCAAGGTGAACACTGGTATTATACCAATACGCATCAGGCTTATTTAGCAGCCGCAGGTAAATTAACAGGTACAGGAGATGGATGGGCAACCTTTATTCCGTGTAACGACTTTATTGCAGCTTATGAAGAAGGTGATTTGAGACGGCATCCTACAATTATGGAGAAAGGAAACTTTTATCCAGAATTAGTAACTAAAGAAGGAGGGTATCTGGTCGAAAATTCATTGACGGCAAACTATGCTGGTTTTAGAAAGTATGTGGTTGGGTCTGCCGAAGAGTGGCCATCGGTTAATTTTATGAATACTGACGTTAATACGCATATTTTGCGTTATGCCGAAATTCTTTTAATTCGTGCAGAGGCTATCTTAGGAACTGCATCATCTACCACTGATGCAACTGCTTTGGCGGATATAAATGCGGTGCGTGAACGTGCCGGCTTAGAAGCATTAACCGAAATAACATTGGACGATATTCTTCATGAGAGAAGAATGGAATTGGTGATTGAAAGTGGAGACAGATGGTTTGACCTGGCTCGTATAAATCGTAATAAGGCCATCGATATTCTGTCGAATACGGATAGGGCATATTTGGCCGACCGTGAGGACCCTTCGCTGGGGACACAAGGAGGAGGAAGATTTATTGTACCGCAGGAAAGTGATTTCCTATTGCCCCTTCCGCAGGTGGAAACTGATATCAATCCTTTGCTTCTGGAAGCGCCTGTTGCTTATGAATTCAATTAA
- a CDS encoding endo-1,4-beta-xylanase — protein MFRLKIISILFVGIMIMLSCGEDGGTQPQLSAPLALNAEDISQNSFTAQWIGVADAQGYILDVSTNVDFSTFIAGYEAKQLSKLSEVVSGLDGATQYYYRVRAYNNNVESPNSNVIKLTTAVPSDLVLKDAASDFFIGTIVQANRLTGQYDVVMQREFSSITAEYQMKMDIMYPNQGVYDWTASDAIVNYAVDNGFNLHGHALIWHNATPEWVRNFSGSDTEFEAMVKDYIKTVVGRYKGKVTSWDVVNEAFNDGSGSYRNSVFYQRLGEDYISKCFQWAREADQDVLLFYNDYNMCNDQTKQNAVFSMIDELISDGVSVNGVGFQMHISYNGPAKENIMAASNRIVERGLKVHFAELDIRANPDNNMSELTSVRALAQKEKYKEVAAIYNSLPASNKYALTIWGLKDDESWLLDFYGHQDWPLLFDMHFNKKDAYYGVLEGLLQK, from the coding sequence ATGTTTCGATTAAAAATAATAAGTATCCTTTTTGTAGGAATAATGATAATGCTAAGCTGTGGCGAGGATGGAGGTACTCAACCTCAATTATCTGCCCCATTGGCTTTAAATGCTGAAGATATATCGCAAAATAGTTTTACTGCCCAGTGGATAGGGGTTGCGGATGCTCAAGGATATATCTTGGATGTTTCAACCAATGTTGATTTTTCAACCTTTATTGCCGGGTATGAGGCAAAACAATTGAGCAAGCTCTCCGAGGTGGTTTCCGGTCTAGATGGCGCTACACAATATTATTATAGAGTGAGAGCATATAATAATAATGTAGAGTCTCCCAATTCTAATGTAATTAAACTAACAACAGCTGTTCCCTCCGATTTGGTTTTAAAGGATGCTGCATCTGATTTTTTTATTGGAACGATTGTACAGGCCAATAGATTAACAGGCCAATATGATGTTGTTATGCAACGAGAGTTTAGCAGTATCACTGCCGAATATCAAATGAAGATGGATATAATGTATCCTAATCAAGGTGTATATGACTGGACAGCTTCGGATGCAATAGTTAATTATGCCGTTGACAATGGTTTTAATCTTCATGGACATGCGCTCATATGGCATAATGCCACACCTGAATGGGTGAGAAATTTTTCAGGATCAGATACCGAATTTGAGGCAATGGTGAAGGATTATATCAAAACAGTGGTAGGTAGATATAAAGGAAAAGTTACATCCTGGGATGTGGTGAACGAGGCCTTCAATGATGGGTCAGGATCGTACCGTAATTCTGTTTTTTATCAACGCCTAGGCGAAGATTATATCAGTAAATGTTTCCAGTGGGCACGTGAGGCAGATCAGGATGTATTGCTTTTTTATAATGATTACAATATGTGTAATGACCAAACAAAACAAAATGCTGTATTTTCAATGATAGATGAGTTGATAAGTGATGGGGTGTCGGTGAATGGTGTTGGTTTTCAAATGCACATATCATATAATGGCCCTGCTAAAGAAAATATAATGGCAGCTAGCAACCGTATTGTTGAAAGAGGCTTGAAAGTGCACTTTGCTGAGTTGGATATTAGGGCAAACCCTGATAATAATATGAGTGAGTTAACTTCGGTAAGAGCATTGGCGCAAAAAGAAAAGTATAAAGAGGTAGCCGCTATTTATAATAGTTTACCTGCCAGTAATAAATATGCCCTTACCATTTGGGGATTGAAAGATGATGAAAGTTGGTTGCTGGATTTTTATGGTCACCAGGATTGGCCCCTGCTTTTTGATATGCATTTCAATAAAAAAGACGCTTACTATGGCGTACTTGAAGGACTTTTACAAAAATAG
- a CDS encoding endo-1,4-beta-xylanase, whose product MKKIKITLGIGILSLGFLACNNVSHHKQEVTSLAKAFEGKFLIGAALNSAQILGEDTAALKLVASQFNSIVAENSMKSEVLQPQAGVFDFTESDKLVELGQKNKAFVVGHNLVWHSQAPAWFFVDKEGNDVSRDTLIERMKNHIHEVVGRYRGKIKGWDVVNEALNEDGSLRKSKFYHIIGPEYIELAFQFAHEADQDAELYYNDYNMYKPEKRKGAVHLIENLKAKGLRVDAIGMQAHYGLNKDLTKEIEESIMAFANTGVKVMITELDVSVLPFPAEEITAEVSQSYQNKPEYNPYVEAVPDSIQKALADYYANLFKVYLKHNDKISRITFWGVNDSQTWRNYWPIEGRTDYPLLFDRNNQPKPVYNTLIYLAKN is encoded by the coding sequence ATGAAAAAAATTAAAATAACCCTGGGTATCGGAATTTTATCATTAGGTTTTTTAGCCTGTAACAATGTTTCACATCATAAACAAGAGGTAACTTCGCTGGCAAAAGCATTTGAAGGAAAGTTCTTGATAGGTGCGGCTTTGAACTCAGCTCAAATATTAGGTGAGGATACTGCAGCCTTAAAGTTGGTAGCCAGCCAGTTTAACTCTATTGTGGCAGAAAATAGTATGAAAAGTGAAGTTCTGCAACCGCAAGCAGGCGTATTTGACTTTACTGAGTCGGATAAATTGGTGGAGCTAGGTCAAAAAAACAAAGCTTTTGTTGTTGGACATAACTTGGTTTGGCATTCCCAGGCACCTGCTTGGTTTTTTGTGGATAAGGAAGGCAATGACGTGTCAAGAGATACCTTGATCGAAAGAATGAAAAATCATATACATGAAGTTGTAGGCAGATACCGGGGAAAAATAAAAGGGTGGGATGTTGTAAATGAAGCTTTAAATGAAGATGGAAGTTTAAGAAAAAGTAAATTTTATCATATTATTGGACCTGAATATATTGAGTTGGCTTTTCAATTTGCGCATGAGGCAGACCAAGATGCTGAGTTATATTATAATGACTACAATATGTACAAACCTGAAAAACGAAAGGGAGCTGTTCACTTAATAGAAAATTTAAAAGCCAAAGGTTTAAGAGTGGATGCAATTGGAATGCAGGCCCACTATGGTTTAAATAAGGATTTAACAAAGGAAATAGAAGAGAGTATTATGGCTTTTGCCAATACGGGTGTGAAAGTGATGATAACCGAATTGGATGTGTCGGTTTTACCTTTTCCTGCTGAAGAAATTACTGCCGAGGTAAGTCAATCTTATCAAAATAAACCTGAATATAATCCTTACGTGGAAGCTGTGCCTGATTCGATACAAAAGGCCTTGGCCGATTATTATGCAAATTTGTTTAAGGTCTACTTAAAGCATAATGATAAGATTAGCCGTATTACCTTTTGGGGTGTTAATGATAGTCAAACATGGCGTAATTATTGGCCCATTGAAGGACGTACAGATTATCCTTTGTTGTTCGATAGAAACAACCAGCCTAAACCGGTATATAACACGTTAATTTATTTAGCGAAAAACTAG
- a CDS encoding glycan-binding surface protein, protein MKKILRFSILTALFVGIMAVATSCEDDETYNPEISLLRSTNKDISTNAQGFPGDLIVAEGVELNNMKAIGFVTTKDTVNVVFNPVLNSPMAVMFNIPFDEDLGSELGMQQILFVNKNGTEVTKAFEVLQPEPEISSFSPARPKAGESTTIQGKWFQNLESVSFAGQAVEYTQFSSTEIYIEIPEGAEPDDVVVTTSVGMVSEYLDVDLGYNVYLYNDLDGGGLFANNEWWNNGDLTDPVVISTEGGIDGNYAEITWSGSTSNGWGNAETSSGANPAIQETNQEDVLFVFEVFCVSGAGSSMQIQIDDGGTTWAHDYTFSEDEVGKWITVEMSTYDFGRSYDPSNQTHDMDLQGISKVKVAINSWSGIVPTTVRVDNLRFHGYY, encoded by the coding sequence ATGAAGAAAATATTAAGATTTAGTATCCTCACAGCTTTATTTGTTGGAATAATGGCTGTGGCTACTTCGTGCGAAGATGACGAAACATATAATCCGGAGATATCATTATTAAGGTCAACCAATAAAGATATTTCAACAAATGCTCAAGGCTTTCCTGGTGATTTAATTGTTGCTGAAGGGGTGGAGCTAAACAATATGAAAGCGATTGGTTTTGTTACCACAAAAGATACAGTAAATGTTGTGTTTAATCCAGTGTTAAATTCCCCTATGGCCGTGATGTTTAATATTCCTTTTGATGAAGACTTAGGAAGTGAACTTGGGATGCAGCAAATTTTGTTTGTGAATAAAAATGGAACTGAAGTGACAAAGGCCTTTGAAGTGCTTCAACCGGAACCGGAAATAAGCTCCTTTAGTCCTGCTCGCCCCAAAGCTGGTGAAAGTACTACTATTCAGGGAAAATGGTTTCAAAATCTCGAGAGTGTTAGCTTTGCAGGACAAGCTGTAGAATATACGCAATTTTCATCTACCGAAATATATATTGAAATTCCGGAAGGAGCAGAGCCTGATGATGTGGTTGTAACTACTTCTGTAGGAATGGTTAGTGAATATCTGGATGTTGATTTAGGTTACAATGTGTATTTGTATAATGATTTAGATGGGGGCGGTTTATTCGCTAATAATGAGTGGTGGAATAATGGTGATTTAACCGATCCGGTGGTCATTAGTACCGAAGGTGGCATTGATGGTAACTATGCCGAAATTACGTGGAGCGGATCGACTTCAAATGGATGGGGTAATGCAGAAACTTCATCCGGAGCAAATCCCGCAATACAGGAAACCAATCAGGAAGATGTACTTTTTGTTTTTGAAGTATTTTGTGTAAGTGGCGCTGGCTCATCTATGCAAATTCAAATTGATGATGGTGGCACTACATGGGCACATGATTATACCTTCTCTGAAGATGAAGTGGGTAAGTGGATAACCGTTGAAATGAGTACGTATGATTTCGGTAGAAGCTATGACCCAAGTAACCAAACACATGATATGGACTTGCAAGGTATAAGCAAAGTTAAAGTGGCTATCAATAGTTGGAGTGGTATCGTCCCAACCACAGTAAGAGTTGATAATCTGCGATTCCACGGTTATTATTGA
- a CDS encoding SusC/RagA family TonB-linked outer membrane protein has protein sequence MKIKIHLLRTGFLILVLMCMQYSLYAQSMQVTGSVVDSKGEPIPGANVSIPGTTIGTITNINGAYTIKVEATGKLQYSFIGFQQQIIEVNNRTEINITLNEDLQDLDEVVVVGYGTTKARDLTGAVSSIKADELEDKAFVAIDQALQGKVSGVTISQNSGAPGGGISVRVRGITSLTGSNEPLYVVDGVPIDGNSNNDSFSFATMGGESGQTKVSALSTINPNDIVSIEVLKDASATAIYGSRASNGVILITTKSGEAGKSKISYDGYYGVQEITKYLKVMDLPQYAEYLNEVRVQDGQDPKDSFLDLSLLGKGTDWQKEIFRVAPITNHQLSVSGGTEKTKVYSSFNYFQQDGILINTDYERFALRLNLDHQVNDWLKIGNTITASNGKENIAYNDSEDGVIMGALRQSPEVPVYYSDGSWGGPVGADGVGSGGGGNPVAWSTIRSSYLERSKVLGTLYAELSLLKDFKLRSELGYDFNFNQMSSFNPSYEIGDLKNETGTSFKYNTNSFYWIMKNFLTYSKKIDNHNITAMVGHEAQHSDWEQIQATRGGFLTNDLTALAIGDSETAGANSMQNQWAMQSAFARANYSFNNKYLLTGTIRADASSNFGPNNRWGYFPSFSAGWVVSEEPFMEPLKGTLDWVKIRAGYGEVGNQNIGAYAYGQSLATINSAYGSAFIPGNIANPDVKWETTTSTNLGVELGFFNNRINMDADLYIKKSKDFLYQLPMAYYYGREAFSAPYVNLGEMTNKGFDLSINTVNTNSTSPLKWNSSIVFSMYRNELTELADENSTITQVIQFNQTVTQTSVGNPIGQFYGYVTDGLFTSMDQLNNAPSQGIIDEDNGVWLGDYKFKDVHEDGVIDDKDRTIIGSPHPDFTFSVSNNLSYRNWDFALSMYGSYGNDIINWTRKVTEGMTEPYGNQSVKVADRYRLGNTDTDMPRYVSGDPNSNARVSDRYVEDGSFLRIQNITLGYTLPKRWLDKTGIISNLRAYATVQNLHTFTHYSGYDPDIGGHSNNALLAGIDNGRYPVPRTYLFGLKLDF, from the coding sequence ATGAAGATAAAGATTCATTTATTAAGAACAGGATTTCTTATTCTTGTGCTAATGTGTATGCAATACTCTTTGTATGCCCAGAGTATGCAAGTTACAGGTTCTGTAGTGGATAGTAAAGGGGAGCCAATTCCTGGAGCTAATGTTTCCATTCCGGGAACAACGATCGGAACGATAACCAACATTAATGGTGCTTATACCATAAAAGTTGAAGCCACAGGTAAGTTGCAATATAGTTTTATTGGTTTTCAGCAGCAGATAATAGAAGTAAATAATCGTACAGAAATAAATATAACCTTAAATGAAGATCTACAAGATTTAGATGAGGTTGTTGTTGTTGGTTATGGAACCACCAAAGCACGAGATTTAACGGGGGCAGTTAGTTCAATTAAAGCAGATGAACTGGAAGATAAAGCATTTGTGGCCATTGATCAGGCACTTCAGGGTAAGGTCTCTGGTGTTACCATATCTCAGAATTCAGGTGCACCTGGTGGTGGTATATCAGTGCGTGTGCGTGGTATTACTTCGTTAACAGGAAGTAATGAGCCTCTTTATGTCGTAGATGGTGTGCCTATTGATGGTAACTCCAATAATGATAGTTTTAGTTTTGCAACCATGGGAGGAGAAAGTGGTCAAACCAAAGTGAGTGCCCTTTCTACGATTAATCCAAACGATATTGTTTCTATTGAGGTGTTAAAAGACGCTTCTGCTACTGCAATATATGGTTCTAGAGCCTCTAATGGTGTTATTTTAATTACTACCAAAAGTGGAGAGGCCGGGAAATCTAAAATCTCTTATGATGGGTATTATGGGGTTCAGGAAATAACAAAGTATTTGAAGGTGATGGATTTACCTCAGTACGCTGAATATTTAAACGAGGTACGTGTTCAGGACGGTCAGGATCCCAAAGACTCCTTCCTGGACCTAAGTTTGCTTGGGAAGGGAACGGATTGGCAAAAAGAAATTTTTAGAGTAGCCCCCATTACGAATCACCAACTTTCGGTTTCTGGAGGTACCGAAAAAACCAAGGTATATTCTTCTTTTAACTACTTTCAACAAGATGGTATTTTAATTAATACTGACTATGAACGTTTTGCCTTACGACTAAACCTTGATCATCAGGTGAATGACTGGCTGAAAATTGGAAATACAATAACAGCTAGTAACGGAAAAGAGAATATCGCTTATAACGATTCAGAGGATGGTGTTATAATGGGTGCCTTGAGACAATCGCCTGAAGTTCCTGTTTATTATTCAGATGGTAGTTGGGGAGGACCGGTCGGAGCTGATGGTGTTGGTTCTGGTGGAGGTGGAAACCCTGTTGCCTGGTCAACGATTCGTTCTTCTTATCTGGAAAGAAGTAAAGTGCTTGGAACTTTATATGCTGAACTTAGCTTGTTAAAAGACTTTAAGCTAAGAAGTGAATTGGGTTACGACTTTAACTTTAACCAAATGTCTTCCTTTAACCCTTCATACGAAATTGGCGATTTAAAGAACGAAACAGGTACTTCCTTTAAATATAATACCAATAGTTTTTATTGGATCATGAAAAACTTTTTGACCTACAGTAAAAAAATAGATAATCATAATATTACTGCTATGGTAGGCCATGAAGCGCAACATTCAGACTGGGAGCAAATTCAAGCCACCAGGGGAGGTTTCTTAACCAATGATTTAACAGCATTGGCTATTGGTGACTCAGAAACAGCAGGTGCAAATAGTATGCAAAACCAATGGGCAATGCAATCGGCTTTTGCCAGAGCTAATTATAGTTTTAATAATAAGTATTTGTTAACAGGAACTATACGTGCTGATGCTTCATCCAACTTTGGACCTAACAATAGATGGGGGTATTTTCCTTCGTTCTCGGCAGGTTGGGTTGTTAGTGAAGAACCCTTTATGGAACCTCTAAAAGGAACTTTGGATTGGGTGAAGATACGTGCCGGTTATGGTGAGGTGGGTAACCAAAATATTGGCGCTTATGCCTATGGACAATCCTTGGCTACTATTAATTCGGCTTATGGTTCGGCTTTTATACCAGGAAATATTGCAAATCCGGATGTTAAGTGGGAAACTACTACATCTACCAATTTGGGTGTGGAACTAGGGTTCTTTAATAATAGAATTAACATGGATGCTGATTTGTATATTAAAAAGTCGAAAGACTTTTTGTATCAGTTGCCTATGGCATATTACTATGGTCGGGAAGCGTTTTCTGCGCCCTATGTGAATTTAGGAGAGATGACCAATAAAGGATTCGATCTATCAATCAATACGGTGAATACCAACTCAACCAGTCCGTTAAAATGGAACTCGAGTATCGTATTCTCCATGTATCGCAATGAACTCACTGAGTTAGCAGATGAAAATTCTACAATTACGCAGGTTATTCAGTTTAACCAAACGGTTACTCAAACATCGGTGGGTAATCCCATAGGCCAATTTTATGGTTACGTTACGGATGGGTTATTTACTTCGATGGATCAGTTGAATAATGCACCTAGCCAAGGAATAATTGATGAAGATAATGGTGTTTGGCTGGGAGATTATAAGTTTAAGGATGTGCATGAGGATGGCGTAATTGATGATAAAGACAGAACGATCATTGGTAGCCCTCACCCGGATTTTACTTTTAGTGTTTCTAATAATTTATCATATAGAAATTGGGATTTTGCCCTTTCTATGTACGGATCTTATGGTAATGATATTATCAACTGGACAAGAAAAGTAACAGAAGGAATGACTGAACCATATGGAAACCAGTCTGTAAAAGTGGCGGATAGATATAGGTTGGGGAATACAGATACAGATATGCCTCGTTACGTTTCCGGAGATCCTAATTCAAATGCGCGTGTATCGGACCGTTATGTGGAAGATGGTTCTTTCTTGCGAATCCAGAATATTACTTTGGGTTACACTTTACCCAAGAGATGGCTCGATAAAACAGGTATTATTTCAAACCTAAGGGCTTACGCTACTGTTCAGAACCTACATACTTTTACGCATTATAGTGGATACGACCCTGATATTGGTGGACATAGTAATAATGCATTGCTGGCAGGTATTGATAATGGTAGATACCCTGTGCCGCGTACGTATTTATTTGGTTTAAAACTTGATTTTTAG